A DNA window from Microcystis aeruginosa NIES-843 contains the following coding sequences:
- a CDS encoding o-succinylbenzoate synthase produces MYFWQFRVYQRPLLHPLQTHHGLWQIREGIIIRLEAEDGRIGWGEIAPLPEFGSETLSAAILFCQSLENPLSINSIFSIPEQFPACQFAFESALEDLSIENKSRELEPRNYSYLLPTGAAVFPCLDDILATNQTNTYKWKIAVNSLPQELKLFEKLITRLPRNIKLRLDANGGLSIADSKIWLKIADESKIIEFIEQPLPPSQWLEMLQLSQDFTTGIALDESVANLRQIEECYQRGWRGIFVIKPAITGSIQGLRNLWKKYPLDLVFSSVLETNIGRKSALRLAQEYPKKERALGFGVQQWFNNSDPDWLEKLWTTSANN; encoded by the coding sequence ATGTATTTCTGGCAATTTCGTGTTTATCAGCGTCCTTTGCTGCATCCCCTACAAACCCATCACGGACTCTGGCAAATTAGGGAAGGAATTATTATTCGCTTAGAAGCGGAAGATGGACGTATTGGATGGGGAGAAATTGCTCCTTTACCTGAATTTGGTTCAGAAACATTATCGGCAGCAATATTATTCTGTCAAAGTCTCGAAAATCCCCTATCAATAAATTCAATTTTTTCTATTCCTGAACAATTTCCCGCTTGTCAATTTGCCTTTGAATCAGCTTTAGAAGATTTAAGTATCGAGAATAAATCAAGAGAATTAGAACCGAGAAATTATAGTTATTTATTACCCACCGGTGCGGCAGTATTTCCCTGTCTGGATGATATTCTAGCCACCAATCAAACTAATACTTATAAATGGAAAATTGCGGTCAATTCTCTCCCACAAGAGTTAAAACTATTTGAAAAATTAATTACCCGATTACCCAGGAACATTAAATTGCGTTTAGATGCCAATGGGGGATTAAGTATTGCTGACAGTAAAATCTGGTTAAAAATTGCCGATGAATCTAAAATAATTGAATTTATCGAACAACCTTTACCCCCGTCTCAATGGTTAGAAATGTTGCAATTAAGTCAAGATTTTACCACGGGGATTGCTTTAGATGAATCGGTGGCCAATCTTAGACAAATAGAGGAATGTTATCAACGGGGATGGCGAGGAATTTTTGTGATTAAACCTGCTATTACCGGTTCAATACAAGGGTTAAGAAATCTCTGGAAAAAATATCCCTTAGATTTAGTATTTTCCTCCGTTTTAGAAACTAATATCGGCAGAAAATCCGCTCTACGTCTAGCACAAGAATACCCCAAAAAGGAGCGAGCTTTAGGTTTTGGTGTGCAACAATGGTTTAATAATAGTGACCCCGATTGGTTGGAAAAACTGTGGACGACATCAGCAAACAATTAG
- a CDS encoding IS630 family transposase, which yields MINLEFTEEEKNSLYYERFHHPHPRVQLKMEVLWLKSQKIPHKKICQLAGISPNTLLTYLRDYEEGGIEKLKEINFYRPKSELESQKETLKKYFEKNPPATINEAVYRIEELTGIKRSLTQVRKFLKSMGMKCLKVGSLPSKADPDEQEDYKEKKLEPRLNEAKEGKRAVFFVDAAHFVMGAFLGFVWCFERLFVKSPSGRKRFNVLGALNAITHEVILVTNDTYITATQVCELWSKIAALGITIPITLVLDNARYQKCKIVEELALSLSIELLYLPSYSPNLNLIERLWKFVKKKCLYGKYYENFSDFSSAIYECLNDAHLKHKKELDSLLTLRFQKFNKSQIMNV from the coding sequence ATGATTAACCTAGAATTCACGGAAGAAGAAAAGAACTCACTGTATTATGAAAGATTTCATCATCCCCATCCCCGGGTTCAACTGAAGATGGAAGTTCTCTGGTTAAAGAGCCAAAAGATACCGCACAAAAAAATTTGTCAGTTAGCAGGAATCTCGCCAAATACCTTATTAACCTATCTTCGAGATTATGAAGAAGGCGGAATAGAAAAATTAAAAGAAATCAACTTCTATCGCCCTAAAAGTGAATTAGAGTCTCAAAAAGAAACGCTCAAAAAATACTTCGAGAAAAATCCACCAGCCACAATAAATGAAGCTGTATATAGGATAGAAGAATTAACGGGAATAAAACGAAGTCTTACCCAAGTGAGAAAATTTTTAAAATCAATGGGAATGAAATGTTTAAAAGTAGGTTCTCTTCCTTCTAAAGCTGACCCAGATGAACAAGAGGACTACAAAGAAAAAAAGCTAGAACCCAGACTAAATGAGGCTAAAGAAGGAAAAAGGGCTGTTTTTTTTGTTGATGCCGCTCACTTCGTCATGGGAGCATTTCTCGGTTTTGTTTGGTGTTTTGAGAGACTTTTTGTTAAGTCACCGAGCGGGCGTAAACGCTTCAATGTTTTAGGAGCATTAAATGCAATAACTCATGAAGTTATTCTGGTTACGAATGACACTTATATTACAGCAACTCAAGTCTGTGAACTCTGGTCAAAAATAGCTGCTTTAGGAATAACTATTCCCATCACTCTAGTCTTAGATAATGCCCGCTATCAAAAATGTAAAATTGTTGAAGAATTGGCTCTTTCTTTGTCAATAGAGCTACTCTATTTGCCGTCTTATTCGCCTAATCTAAATTTAATTGAAAGGCTGTGGAAATTTGTCAAAAAGAAATGTTTGTATGGTAAATACTATGAAAACTTTTCTGACTTTTCTTCAGCCATTTATGAATGTTTGAATGATGCCCATTTGAAACATAAAAAAGAACTGGATTCCTTGCTGACTCTACGATTTCAGAAGTTTAATAAATCTCAGATTATGAACGTCTAA
- a CDS encoding IS630-like element ISMae25 family transposase (programmed frameshift) — protein MGRGRRDKVNLTGEQRENLEQISRNGYAPAKKILHARILLMCDEGEQAKRKWTDEEIGEALEVHRNTVGRIRQRFLQKGEKPALERKSRKTPPTPAKVDGAAAAQIIALCCSEPPSGRAEWTIRLLTSELKQRQIITEISSPTVWRTPKKNQLRPWKTQRYCIPEQDLARFVAQMEVVLDLYGTQPSEEEPLIAMDEASKQLLGEVYPPIPMQPGQDKKEDYHYSREGVQALFMFFDPHRGWRRVSNRDSRTRIDWAEEIRQLLDVDYPKARKVKLVCDNLNTHNIASLYEAFPAPVAHRLARRLEIYYTPRNGSWLNVAETELSVLSRQCLDRRISSKEELKREIETWQKERNQTASTVIWTFTTSDARVKLKHLYPVFEEEESGESIAPN, from the exons ATGGGAAGAGGTCGGCGAGATAAAGTCAATCTAACAGGGGAACAAAGAGAAAACCTCGAACAAATCAGTCGTAATGGCTATGCACCAGCTAAAAAAATTCTCCACGCTCGGATTTTGCTGATGTGTGACGAGGGAGAACAGGCGAAAAGGAAATGGACAGATGAAGAAATAGGCGAAGCTTTAGAAGTTCATAGAAATACAGTGGGACGTATTCGTCAAAGATTTCTTCAAAAAGGCGAAAAACCAGCATTAGAACGGAAATCGAGAAAAACTCCCCCCACTCCGGCAAAAGTTGATGGAGCCGCCGCCGCCCAAATCATTGCCCTGTGCTGTTCGGAGCCACCATCTGGCCGAGCCGAGTGGACAATCCGACTATTAACCTCGGAACTCAAACAAAGACAAATTATCACCGAGATTTCCAGTCCAACGGTGTGGCGTACTC CTAAAAAAAACCAATTACGCCCTTGGAAAACCCAAAGATACTGTATTCCGGAACAGGATTTAGCCCGATTTGTTGCCCAGATGGAAGTTGTCCTTGACCTGTATGGCACTCAGCCATCGGAAGAAGAACCGTTAATCGCGATGGATGAAGCATCAAAGCAACTACTTGGAGAAGTTTACCCTCCGATACCCATGCAACCTGGACAAGATAAAAAAGAAGACTATCACTATAGTCGTGAAGGGGTTCAAGCCTTGTTCATGTTTTTTGACCCCCATCGAGGATGGAGACGGGTGAGTAACCGAGATAGTCGAACCCGAATAGATTGGGCAGAAGAAATTCGTCAATTATTGGATGTGGACTATCCAAAGGCTCGAAAAGTCAAGCTCGTCTGTGATAATCTCAACACTCATAACATAGCCTCGCTTTATGAAGCATTTCCAGCACCCGTTGCTCATCGTTTAGCTAGAAGACTGGAAATTTATTACACACCTCGTAATGGTAGCTGGTTAAATGTAGCCGAAACTGAACTAAGCGTCTTATCGAGGCAATGTTTAGATAGAAGGATTTCTAGCAAGGAAGAACTGAAAAGGGAGATAGAAACCTGGCAAAAAGAACGTAATCAGACTGCATCTACAGTAATATGGACGTTTACGACCAGCGATGCTAGGGTCAAGCTGAAACATCTTTATCCTGTGTTTGAGGAGGAGGAATCGGGAGAATCTATTGCACCAAATTAG